One stretch of Paramormyrops kingsleyae isolate MSU_618 chromosome 4, PKINGS_0.4, whole genome shotgun sequence DNA includes these proteins:
- the LOC111852565 gene encoding clusterin-like protein 1 — MPVTFNVRSDKRTPGVDHVADRAQRSDTGHVSGLSLTRERHVNEELKKALYSMEQMKEVMEENGEEHKTEMKRVIYLFFHIYICGSNEVERNVYSGAWRIPRMEDSFSRLLEQMKALYDGSLLLVTKLHKHLGEAFQTAFAVNNSQSPTAAPDALDTSFFEGISLEDILESFFDFGRNIYQELSSVTNQLPQTQQLCRDVRRRTSECWWLRARCEACQRPSLRECPGLGELWVKLSEVFHLLELSRQHCQEVRQIVQRHVVQMGGDASGGDTIVEVNIPNCPMLSLMVPSELELQDPAFIRYVAQEALAMYKKMVR, encoded by the exons GGCCACGTTTCAGGGCTGTCGCTCACCAGGGAGAGACACGTGAATGAGGAGCTGAAGAAAGCACTGTACAGCATGGAGCAGATGAAGGAGGTTATGGAGGAGAATGGGGAGGAGCACAAGACAGAAATGAAAAGAGTCATATATCTCttctttcatatatatatatgtggaaGTAATGAAGTAGAAAGAAATGTATATTCTGG AGCCTGGAGAATCCCGAGGATGGAGGACTCATTTAGCCGGCTGCTGGAGCAGATGAAAGCTCTGTATGACGGGAGCCTTCTGCTCGTGACTAAGCTGCATAAGCACCTAGGTGAGGCTTTCCAGACAGCCTTCGCCGTCAATAACTCCCAGAGCCCTACTGCTGCCCCAGACGCGCTGGACACAAGCTTCTTTGAGGGGATCAGCCTCGAGGACATCCTGGAGTCCTTCTTTGACTTCGGCAGGAACATATACCAGGAGCTTAGCTCGGTGACCAA CCAACTGCCACAGACTCAGCAGCTGTGCAGAGATGTGCGCAGACGGACGTCAGAGTGCTGGTGGCTGCGGGCCCGCTGCGAGGCCTGCCAGAGGCCGTCGTTGAGAG AATGTCCAGGCCTTGGAGAGCTGTGGGTGAAGCTGAGTGAGGTCTTCCATCTGCTGGAGCTCTCCCGTCAGCACTGCCAGGAGGTGCGGCAGATCGTCCAGCGTCAC GTGGTGCAGATGGGTGGTGACGCCTCAGGTGGAGACACCATTGTGGAGGTGAACATCCCGAACTGTCCCATGCTCTCCCTCATGGTGCCATCAGAGCTGGAGCTCCAGGATCCTGCCTTCATTAGATATGTGGCCCAGGAAGCCCTGGCCATGTACAAGAAAATGGTCAGgtaa